In Raphanus sativus cultivar WK10039 chromosome 5, ASM80110v3, whole genome shotgun sequence, the following proteins share a genomic window:
- the LOC108860263 gene encoding CRIB domain-containing protein RIC3 gives MTTVKGLLKGLRYITQIFDEDIEHDFQIGFPTDVKHVAHIGSDGPAANVPSWMGDFKPQEHENGQVVSRGDANNNPVGEGVGLQELLPPPEKPKHKKTRRKSETTSQNGSPPRRSSNVSTSDMLPKHSRRHSRSRHGSMDSSNDPSVRRRRVASVNDTEGSDLLSDSSATHRKSTSRHRKVKGSGGGGGGGGGGEVSLKKTKAKPESSIVNSVDVCNDDKD, from the exons ATGACGACCGTGAAAGGCCTTCTTAAAGGCCTTCGCTACATTACTCAGATTTTCG ATGAAGATATAGAACATGATTTCCAGATAGGGTTTCCCACCGATGTAAAGCATGTTGCTCACATAGGATCCGACGGTCCTGCAGCCAATGTGCCAAGCTGG ATGGGTGACTTCAAACCTCAAGAACATGAGAATGGTCAAGTAGTTTCCAGAGGAGATGCGAACAACAATCCAGTAGGGGAAGGGGTTGGATTACAAGAGTTGTTGCCTCCTCCCGAGAAACCAAAGCATAAGAAGACAAGGCGTAAATCCGAGACGACATCACAAAACGGTTCTCCTCCTAGGAGAAGCAGCAACGTTTCAACATCGGATATGCTACCAAAACATTCAAGACGTCACAGCAGGAGTAGGCACGGGTCGATGGACTCATCGAATGATCCATCAGTCAGGAGAAGGCGTGTTGCCTCGGTTAACGACACAGAAGGTTCTGACCTTCTTTCAGATAGTTCTGCTACTCATAGAAAGTCTACATCACGTCACAGGAAGGTGAAAGgatcaggaggaggaggaggaggaggaggaggaggagaggtcTCCTTGAAGAAGACGAAAGCAAAACCTGAGAGTTCTATTGTTAATTCCGTCGATGTATGTAATGATGATAAAGACTAA